The DNA segment CAACCTGCTACTGTAGGTTGACCTAAATTTGTAGGAATAAATAAAGCGGCTCCGTATGGTTGATAATTGTTAGCTGCCGTTAAATGCCATGTAGACTTATCAGTAATAAAAGGAATAGAAATGTCAATCTTATTCTCTCTGTCTAATAAGTTGAACAACATGTGGTTGATTCCTCTAACAGTTTGAATACTCTCAATATCAGTATAACTGTCTCCATAACCTGAAGCAATTGCTCCGTATTCGGTAATTGCATGAGGTTTTACAGTACCCCATTTAGCATAACTATAGGTTTCAATTAAATCAAGAATAGCTTCACTATTACTCCCTGATCTTTTATTGTTTTGTCCTGTTACATTGACACCGTCGTATAAATGAGTAGAAAAACCATCCATATCAGCCCCTGCAACATCCATAAACATTTTCATGTTTTCATTCCAGTGTGAAAAATCTTGAATTTCTAAAGATGGCCAAGCTGCAGAATAACCAATCACTTTCATGTTACTAAGTGCCGATGTTTCATGTACTTTTTTACCAATAGCCGAAAACACTTCAGCCATTTGTCGTTTAATACGATCTTCTTCTGCAAGATTCCATCCTCCTGAATAAAAATCTTTAGCATGAACAAATGGTTCGTTCATGGGTTCAAAAAACATCGGTCGATCTGAGTCTGCCACGATATCTTTATAATATTCAACGACCCAGTTGGCCGCTGCATTGGCATCTAACCCGTCCTTAAAAATATTACCAGGGTGTTCTGTTGCAACAAAGCGGTTAACAGGTTTAGTATTATTGTTACCCGGTTGCCCTTGTGGATAACTTCCAACAGGATTTCCTTTGCTTTTTGAATAGGAGAAAGGGCCCCAGAAACCTCTACTTGGAGAGACATTATAGTCACTGTAGAATTGATCGAGTTCTGCATCCGACCAATTCGAATGGAGGTTGAAAAACTTCGTTCGGTCCAGTGAAGAGGTTCCTCCAACATACCGCTGGATCTTGTGATTTATACTTACAGTGTTCTGTCCATCGGCTTCTTGAAGTAGCAAGGTGAAGAGAAGCGTTAGAAAAATTGAAGTGTAGTGTGCTGGTCTGAGATAATAAATATTATTCATAAGTATTTAATATGTAGTTGGTTAAGTAATAATTCGAAAATCAATCTAGTTTTTGAAGAGCGTTCTTATTAGAAAAAAAATGTTGAAATAAGTGGGGTGAATTTTTTAGAGGAATAAAATAGGAGTTAGATCGAAGGTACAAATCAAATACCCCCTATATAGGACTGAATTATTAAGGGAAAAAACTTTAAGGATCCATAAATTTCTTCTCAAACAATAATAAGTAGCAACTCTAAACTGATTTTATAAATGAAAACATACATTCTTCAATTCGTTATTTTATTAAATCTGACTTATGCTGTTTCAGCACAAAACCTAACGATTCCTCCCAAAAATTATGTGGATACAGTAGACATCGCAATGTCTGTAAATAGAAGTTCTGATAAACTTCCATTGTCTGACCAAGGCAACTCGGGGGAGTGGAAGTTACTAAAGAAGTTTTCTGACGAGTTTGATAAAGATAAGATCAACGAAAAAAGATGGTATCCCAATAATCCAAAATGGAAAGGAAGACAGCCTACTTATTTTCATGGGTCAAACGTTTCTATCGAAAATGGTGAGGCAGTGTTTAGAGTCAATAAACATGGCAATGAAAAATTACCGGAAGGATACACTCATACTTCAGGTTTTATCAAAAGTAAAAATAAGTTCTTATACGGCTATTTTGAAGCTGAAATGAAATTGATGAATGCCCCTTGGGTGTCAGGTTTTTGGATGACTAATGTAAGCAAAGATTGGTGGACAGAAATTGATATATGCGAGAATGCACCTGGATTATCATACAATAGAAATGATCTGAATTCTAACATACATGTATTTAGGGCACCGGAAGATCAAGGCAATGTGAAAGAGCATTTTTCGAGAACAAAGAAATTTTACATTCCATTAGAGCTTCAAGACGACTATCATGTTTGGGGTTTAGAATGGACAGAAGAATACATCCGATTCTATATTGATGGAGTATTATTTAGAGAAGCAAAAAACACTCATTGGCATCAACCTTTAGAAGTAAACTTCAATAATGAATCGAACAAATGGTTTGGGGCTATTCCTGACGATAATCGACTTGATGGTGAATTTCATGTAAAGTATTTCAGAGTTTGGGAAAGTAAGTCCACTTCTAAAGCTAAGTAAAAATGCAATTTAAAAAACTATTCCTTCTTCTTGTCTTGTGTCAATTATTGAGTTGTAGCAATAAGTCGGACCTTACCAAAAAGAGTACACTCAATCAGAAATCGACATTAGGGTTAACTTCTGAGCGAGAACATGAAATAAGAGAAAAAGTAGAAGACATGTTAGATACGATGTCTTTGTCTACTAAAGTAAAAACTTTGGTTGGAGAGTCATCAACACCTTTATTAAAACACGGAGAAGCTATTTCTGGCTATAATATAAAAGGAGCAACCACCTTACCACAACAAATAGGAATCTCTTGTTCTTGGAACCCTGAGTTATTGAAAACGAATACAGGATATACCTCAAGAATGATGAGATCTTTAGGAACAACTTTGGCACTTTCTCCAATGTTGGATGTAAGTAGAAATGCCAAATGGGGTAGAATGGAAGAAAGCTTTGGAGAATCAGAGTATCTTACAGCTAGAATGGGTTTGGCTTTTATAAATGGAATGCAAACGGATGATCTAAGCAAAGGCGTAGCGACAACTACTAAACATTTTGCGGGTTATGGTGGAAAGAACCAAAACGATTACGAATTTTTAGAAGAAATATTAATGCCACATGAAGTGGCAGTACGTTTAGGTAATACGCAATCACTAATGCCTGGCTATCATGCCTATAAAAATATTCCTGCTCACGCTTCTTCTTTCCTTCTAAAGGATATTTTGAGAGAAAAGTGGGAGTATGACGGTATTGTAGTATCAGATTATTTTGCGGTAAAACAGATCTTTACTTCTTACAATTATGCAAAAAATAAACTAGATGCATTGGTTATTGCTTTAAAGAACGGGGTTGATTTAGAAATACCTTTTGGAGATTGTTACCAGCTTATACCGGAAGCTTTAGAAAAGAACTTGATTACGATGGAGGAGGTCAATACTTCTGTACGCCGTATTCTAACATTGAAATGTCGTTTAGGTTTATTGGATGAACCTTTGATAATCAACGATACAATAGCTTTGGATAGTAAGTCCTTTAGAAATAGAGCTTATATCTCGGCAACTCAGTCGATCGTATTGCTAAAAAACAACGGAATTTTGCCTTTAAAAAAAGACCTTGAAAAGGTGGCATTAGTTGGTCCAAATGCGGCTTCTGTAGAATCTTTATTGGGTGATTATACTTATCAATCACTAAAACTATATTGGGATAAACAGCCGATTGACCGACATAATCCTGAGTTGATCACATTATACGATGGATTGCAAAATGCGATAGGACAAGAAGTAGAAATTCTATATGAAAGAGGTTGCGATTGGATGGTAGAGCGTAAAGACCCATCAAAAACAGCAAAAAGTATGATTGGTGACGAGAGAGAAAAAAATGTAGTAGAGTTGCACCAAGATCATGTGACAGATTATAAAAAAGCGATCCGTTATGCTGAAGAGAGTGATATCATTATTGCTGCGATGGGAGAGAACAGGTACTTATGTGGTGAAAGTAGAAGTAGAAATGATATTCGATTGGCAGGGGAGCAGGAGCAATTTGTCAAAGACTTGATTAAAACAGGAAAACCTGTTGTGTTAATCATTTTTGGAGGAAGGCCTCATGTTCTTACTGCAGTGGAAAAAGGTTGTTCAGCGATCATTCAAGCTTGGTATCCAGGAGAAGAAGGTGGAAATGCCGTTGCTGATATACTAACAGGTAAAGTAAATCCTTCAGCTAAAATGACGGTTACGGTGCCTAGAACAAACGAACAATGTCCAATTTGGTATGGTAAGAGGTATAAAAACAAAAAGCCATTGTATCCATTTGGTCATGGGTTATCATATACTACTTTTTCTTATGATGAGTTTGAAATTTCAGATCAGAATAAGACATCGTCTAAATGGATCACTGTAAGTTGTAACATCACAAATACAGGCCAGAGAGATGGGGTAGAGATTCCGCAATTATACATTTCTCCTAAAGGTTTATCTATGCCAAGGCCTGCATTATCATTGCAAGGATTTACAAGAGTGGCCTTAAAAAAGGGAGAATCTAAAAGAGTTACTTTCCAAGTATCACCCGAACAATTGGCTTTTTATAATCAAGAGAT comes from the Flammeovirga agarivorans genome and includes:
- a CDS encoding family 16 glycosylhydrolase, whose translation is MKTYILQFVILLNLTYAVSAQNLTIPPKNYVDTVDIAMSVNRSSDKLPLSDQGNSGEWKLLKKFSDEFDKDKINEKRWYPNNPKWKGRQPTYFHGSNVSIENGEAVFRVNKHGNEKLPEGYTHTSGFIKSKNKFLYGYFEAEMKLMNAPWVSGFWMTNVSKDWWTEIDICENAPGLSYNRNDLNSNIHVFRAPEDQGNVKEHFSRTKKFYIPLELQDDYHVWGLEWTEEYIRFYIDGVLFREAKNTHWHQPLEVNFNNESNKWFGAIPDDNRLDGEFHVKYFRVWESKSTSKAK
- a CDS encoding glycoside hydrolase family 3 N-terminal domain-containing protein; the protein is MQFKKLFLLLVLCQLLSCSNKSDLTKKSTLNQKSTLGLTSEREHEIREKVEDMLDTMSLSTKVKTLVGESSTPLLKHGEAISGYNIKGATTLPQQIGISCSWNPELLKTNTGYTSRMMRSLGTTLALSPMLDVSRNAKWGRMEESFGESEYLTARMGLAFINGMQTDDLSKGVATTTKHFAGYGGKNQNDYEFLEEILMPHEVAVRLGNTQSLMPGYHAYKNIPAHASSFLLKDILREKWEYDGIVVSDYFAVKQIFTSYNYAKNKLDALVIALKNGVDLEIPFGDCYQLIPEALEKNLITMEEVNTSVRRILTLKCRLGLLDEPLIINDTIALDSKSFRNRAYISATQSIVLLKNNGILPLKKDLEKVALVGPNAASVESLLGDYTYQSLKLYWDKQPIDRHNPELITLYDGLQNAIGQEVEILYERGCDWMVERKDPSKTAKSMIGDEREKNVVELHQDHVTDYKKAIRYAEESDIIIAAMGENRYLCGESRSRNDIRLAGEQEQFVKDLIKTGKPVVLIIFGGRPHVLTAVEKGCSAIIQAWYPGEEGGNAVADILTGKVNPSAKMTVTVPRTNEQCPIWYGKRYKNKKPLYPFGHGLSYTTFSYDEFEISDQNKTSSKWITVSCNITNTGQRDGVEIPQLYISPKGLSMPRPALSLQGFTRVALKKGESKRVTFQVSPEQLAFYNQEMSQVIEPGTYEFLIGASSTDIKFSSLIELKGEEIKLPLKNIFFSETLIN